From Zonotrichia leucophrys gambelii isolate GWCS_2022_RI chromosome 19, RI_Zleu_2.0, whole genome shotgun sequence:
CCAggttccagagcagctggatgtgGGGGGGTCTTTGCTGCTGCCCTGATACCACAGCCCAAAactgcagagagagcagagaagggCTATGGGGGAGAAGAACCTCCCCAAGGAGGATGCAGAATCCCAACCTCCCTCTgtggaggtggcagcaggacacagcctggctgtgggtcCTGTGTATCCAGGACGAGGCAGATCCCCCTAAAACAGCaccccctgctctggcagcacccctgccagccctgctgactCTGCTCCCATCACATCCAAGCTCCACAGCTGCCAGGTCCcagccaaaccccaaacctctctCCACCAGCAGAGCCTCCCATCCCTACCAGCACAGGAGCAAACTTACAAGCTCCTAATTTTGGATTCTGGAGGCTGAGCATCCACACAGTCTGTGCCATGACCTGGAAGCCAGGAGCCCTCCTCTTCATCACTGCACAAAGAAATGGGGGCAAACCTGCACTGAGCCACAGCAGTGAGTGCTGGAGCCACTCTGGTGCTTGTCcatgctcccagtgccaccacctcACCTCCCTTTTGTCACATGCACGCAGGGACAAGTGGCATTTGGCCAGGCCATGCCTGactggtgacagggacacatgagctgcagcacaaagcccagcccctgtggcacAGCTATGCCAGAGCAACACATCAACTGCAGACATCAAACCTTTGATCTCTggagggaggaggcagctctgggcttgGGGAGGCTCCAATCCAGGGCATCAAGCACATGGaaatgctggagcagggcagccagcccccaCCCTGCACGGGAGGATCCCAGCACCCAGCCGGACTCACCTGCTCCCCGACTCCTCCGTCGTTCCCAGCATTTTggctctgatttttttcctctgttttttgaTATTTGACTTCATTGCATCCAGGAAGAAGCTGGGAATTCTTTCCTCgttcagcagctccctggtaAAAAGCAGCCAGCTGGTTAACCAAGAACATGGGGAAGATTCTGCCCTGACTGTGGagggagcagcctctgctgggccaggggtggctgcagggacaggactcACCTCTGGTAATaggccagctcctcctgcaccaaGAACAGGTTGGTCTTGAGCTCATTCCTCTCTTGCAGgatctgctgcagctcttccttggagaagcagcagtgagcagggctcctgtccccatcctggtgCTGTGGCTCCTCTGAAGGTGACAGGGGTCCCTCCTGGAGGGGATGCAAAGAGAGTCAGCAGGCAAGCAGAGACCTCAAAACCCCCACCCAAAGGCTGGGTGCACATGCAGGCAAAAATGGAAGTCTCAAGAATGTCCCCATCTCAGCCAGCAACCACACGTGGCAAACCTCCCTCATCCTCTGTTCCATCTACTTTTAACTCCTGTCACCTCATCTTGCTCCACCCACAACACTTCCACAGAGAAGGTGTTAGTGGCATTGCAGACACCACCACACTGTTCACTTTTCAGTTGTGGGGTTTCCTTAAATAACCACATCTGGGTGTGCCAAGAGCTCCACACAAGGCTTGGGAGCATGGGGTCAGTGTTGGtgatgcccagcagcagcgaggCCACAGCTCAGACTCACCACACCAGGCTCTGGTGTGGGGTCACAGCTCAGACTCACCTCACCAGGCTCTGGCTGCCGGctctccagggctgtcctgctcctcctgctcgtttccctctggctctgcagcatGGCAGCCTCCAGGTCTGACTTCTGCTCCAGAGCACTCTTGAGCTGGGCCTGCACCACGGCCACCTTGTGCCGCAGCTCCTCGTTCATGGCCATGAAGcgctggagctgttcctgcagctggagggcccagggcagccagaggtgAGGCAGTGTCCCcacccagggacagcagtgccacctGCCCAGCAGGCTCAGCAGCTGTGACAGCCCCGGGGAGGGGGATGTGACATGAAAGCAGCTGCCCGGGCCCCAGCACACCACacccctgagctccctgccctCACCGCCTCCGTGTCCCGGCTCTTGCAGACGATCTCGTGGGCCTGGGCACGGAGCtcatccctctgtctgtccaCCACCTCCTTGAGCCGCAGCATCACCTCCCGCTCCTTCCGTGCCGTGCTGTCTGAGAGCACACACAGGACAGGAGTCAGAGTCCCCCAGGACTTCCCCAAGCCCACAACGCTATCAAGTTCCTCAGTGCTTCTGCAAAGTCTGACTTGTTCCTTGTAATCTCACAGTGGAAAGAAGGGAACTGAGAGTTTTAGACCGTTTCTGGAACATCCTTGTGTTGCCACAGCAGCCCAAACCCTGTGCCTGTCTCCATCACCCTTCTGGGGGCTTTCGAGGTGCTCTGGAGGTTTGGGATACCTGATTTGGAGAACAAGGTaatggctgtgctccctgctaGGACAGGTCTccaaggggagggaaaggagagcagcATTCCAGGCTCTAGAAGAACAGGTTCAGCCCTGCACCCAGCCTGCCGCTCCACAGGGACACCGTGTGGCATGGGGGGACCCCAACCCCAGGGGGACACCCACCTTCCTGGGACTGGCTCTCGGcaagctgccccaggagctgccggttctgctcctccaggcaggCCAGGCGCCCGTGCAGGGCTCGCTCCCGGCGCTCGGCCTCCCACAGCCTCTGCTCCGGCTCCTGGGGGACGGGGACACCGGGTCAGagccacccctggggcagtgacagccaggacagacagcGCTGAGCAGCGGACGGTGACAGCCAGGTCAGAGGCTGCCCCGGAGATAAgagacagtggggacagtgccaccatcCCGGAAAGGGGAACAGCTGGGTCAAACCCATATCAGAGGACAGCGATAGCGAGATCAGAGTCgtcccagggaatggggacagccATCCCTTGGGAGAACGGGACAGGCACATCACAGCCgtcccaggggatgcagggaagcGGGGCCAGAGCCATCCCCGGGAAAAGGGAACACCAGGGTCAGAGCCGTCCCCACAGGGAACGGGATCAGCGGGGTCGGAGCCGTCCCACAAAACGCGGGACACCCGTGTCAGCCCCATTCCCCGGCAAAAGCCACCAGCCGCTCGGCGCCGTCCCCACGGCCACTCCAGCAGGGACACGCGTGGCTCGGTGCCACCGGCTCCCAGCTCCCCGCTCACCTCCGCCTCCTGCGGCCCGGCCGGCGCTGCCGCCGGCGCCTCCCCCTCAGCGGCCGGCGGGGCCACCAGCGCCtcgagcagctccagcagccgcACCACGGGCGGCACCAGCCCGGCCACGGCGTCGGGCCCGAAGCGGGCGGAGAGGCGGCGCAGCTCGGCGCCCAGCGCCCCCGCCATGCGGTAGACGTGCGGCGGGGCCAGCCGGGCCGGCGGCGTTCGCCACAGCGGCTCCGCCATCGCCCCGCGCCCGCGCGgctccgcccggcccggcccggcccgccccgtcCGGGGCCGCCCCCGAGGCGGGACCTCCGCGCTCCCTCAGCAATGCTCCCGTTCGTACAAAATTTATTGAGaggaaaagtgggggaaaaCAACAACGCGCGGGGTGACGGGGGCGAGCGGGGCACagtggaggggaagggagggaaacaCGAACACGCTGTTGAATATCAACAGTACTAAAGGGGCGCGGGCAGGATCAGGCGTAGAGATCCTCGCGGTCGGCAGAGTAAACctccccctcctgcagcagcgcGAAGTTGAGGAAGTGAGAGGGGCGATGGACCTCGTGGTAAAACTCCTTGGGGTTGGCGAGCTGCAGCTCGTACTTCATGTTGGGGTCGTGGCGGAcacctggagaagagggagTGTCACCCACCTGAGCACCCCTTCTGCCTCCTCCACCCTTCAGGAGCCCAACACAGCCCTCCACCCTTCTATGGCCATTTCCCTGCCAGGAGAAAGTTCTAAACCCACAAAATCCCTCTTTGGGTTCCTCCCCTCAAGAGATTTATAATCCTTTTGTGCTAGTGTTCTGAGCTTTTGTGCTTGAGTGTTCTGTCACTCTCATTTCCTGACCCTTTCTCCAGCTGCCTGTGGTGTTCATGATACCAGCACCTCCCTATTGGGACCAGCTTCtcttttgcattttccattatCTCTCCTGCCTGACAGGGATTAATTATTCAGTAGCGATAGACCATGCACTACAATCCTGACAGACATGGGATCTATTTTTCCTCTCgagccaccaaaaaaaaacccattgaACTGGTACTGTGTAAAGTTCAGGGCACAGTGCTGGTATCCTTGCCAGCCACTCTGAGGAAGCTTTGGAGTGGGTGAGGAGctattcccccctccccaagcTCCTGACACtgcctcctttcccctcccctccccaggccagCTCACCCATGAAGTTGTAGTTccaggagccctgtgctgggaccatGAAGAAGCCGAGGAAGCGGTCGGACAGCAGCATCTGCACCCTCTCGTAGTGGGAGGGCAGGTACCCCTTGGGGTTGTTGCCCTTGTCCGTGTTCTGCCGGCCCCACTCGTACCCGCTGGGGGTCAGCTTGTAGGCTGTGAGCGTGCAGGAGCCAGGGGTGAAACTGAAAAGGAGAACACGAGGCAAGTCAGACTcacctggggcacaggaggggaagTAACAATGAGCCAACACTCCCTTTCTGCCGATTTTgagttccccagctctgcaccagaagcctccctgcccctcacctGCAGGTGATGATGATGGTcttctccccatcccaggaGGGGTTGTCAGCCATGACCTTGGCGTGGGTGGTGACATCCTGTGGTGACAGCTGAGGGGACTCGTTTGGTTGGGTGTGAATCCACCCCAGAGGTTCCATTTCCTGACAAAAAGAGAGTGGTTTAGAGAAAAttcaaaaccatttaaaatgAGACCACTTCAAGCCTGGCAAAAAGGACACAGAGATCACAGGCTTCCCTCTCACTTGATCTCAATCAAGTTTGGCTTCAGACTGAGCCACTTCAGTCCTACAACTACAAAAGACCAAGGAAAGCTGTTCCACCACCTCAGGTCCTTTTTAATGACCTTCCACCCACCCTGGAAGCTGAACCTCCACCCACCTTGAGATACTCgtgctgtggcagctgccctgggaggtgcACGGTCTGGTGTGTCCCCCACTGGGGCACCATCACAATGCACCGGATCTCCTTCACCTGGGGGTTGTCTGGGGGGCTCACTCCATACAGGTAACCTGCAATCTGAAACACACACCTGTCTTAGAAGGCCAGAAGAGATCTCTGTGAGTGGGAACTCCTCAATTCCTGAGGAGAGCATCAGGGGGATTCACGTGGACAAAGCACAGCAGGTTCCCAGCCCTTCAACAAGGGTTCCCCCCCGGTG
This genomic window contains:
- the RILP gene encoding rab-interacting lysosomal protein, coding for MAEPLWRTPPARLAPPHVYRMAGALGAELRRLSARFGPDAVAGLVPPVVRLLELLEALVAPPAAEGEAPAAAPAGPQEAEEPEQRLWEAERRERALHGRLACLEEQNRQLLGQLAESQSQEDSTARKEREVMLRLKEVVDRQRDELRAQAHEIVCKSRDTEALQEQLQRFMAMNEELRHKVAVVQAQLKSALEQKSDLEAAMLQSQRETSRRSRTALESRQPEPGEEGPLSPSEEPQHQDGDRSPAHCCFSKEELQQILQERNELKTNLFLVQEELAYYQRELLNEERIPSFFLDAMKSNIKKQRKKIRAKMLGTTEESGSSDEEEGSWLPGHGTDCVDAQPPESKIRSFFGLWYQGSSKDPPTSSCSGTWEIIDSLDSQLEPEGESKAGSSCPDRATAAL